From the Halococcus salifodinae DSM 8989 genome, one window contains:
- a CDS encoding LAGLIDADG family homing endonuclease — translation MARAENTELIDDFEEFYRNYYRNEIGELARQYPNEQRSLFIDWDDLYRFDSDLADDYRSQPGQLQEYAEEALRLYDLPVDVGLGRAHVRIRGLQENTEIREIRARHRGQLLSVQGTVQKATDVRPKITEAAFECQRCGTLTRIPQTGGDFQEPHECQGCERQGPFDINFDQSEFVDAQKIRVQESPEGLRGGETPQDIDVHIEDDITGKVTAGDHVRVTGVLHLDQQESGRESTAMFDVFMDGVSVEIEDEQFEDMDIDEADKRAIVDLSTADDIYEQMVASIAPSIYGYEQAKLAMTLQLFSGVAKHLPDGSRIRGDLHMLLIGDPGTGKCVKGDTSVTLADGSERPIRDVVESNLDAPTAIEDGVYDEVDLSLPTMGPDGTITEGRATKVWKREAPERMYRLRTTSGKEIEITPSHPLFVQSEGQFSATRASELHEGVFVATPRTVPTAGDDALDVDYRRSASPNAVRLDLPADWTPLLARLLGYVIAEGHVQLRDDHTGSVYITNNDPEIIADVAAAYDSLGVNYSVDEPRDGKSAERIRSSSGELVSFFETLEPAILERSAEQRVPDAVLRATAETKRAFLRAYVDAEGHVSTSQRELAIASMSRELLDGVQSLLVSVGVQSSIEPRNNGSYRVRISGAAFERYVERVGFVTDRKADAAHDFDDSPHNTNRDIVPDVGDELRRVREALALSQFECGVARTTYQHYERGDRNPSRDSLLTVVEAFEERIEWLRETKRRIETGGWEDIESVRDELNVSQTDLADEMGVEQTAVSYYERNDVVPDGGRTMAGKNAILERIASALDAVDSVARLRDLAENDVRWDRIVSIEELTPEYDWVYDLEVDDTHTYLSNGVVSHNSQLLQYIRQIAPRSVYTSGKGSSSAGLTASAVQDDFGEGQQWTLEAGALVLADQGIAAVDELDKMKCVTGDTLVHLGDRIARIRDIAHEAVRDGTIESLENGRSIRDVDLEAWTMTDDGRLVTRPVTAIHEYDAPQSLVEVSLSTGERLSATADHPYFVFEDGERVEKAAADVESGDWVYVPRSIEAPATDGGTLSQRGDSNAVRRSFSDETPGQDGVSPSLGRVLGYLAGDGNLYYQRDAGVYGIRFTNTEEELLADFERACEGAFDAETVRPPSERREDGVETVRLCGREYADVVLEAGMNLETYDGKRVPEGVTEASRAAKAAFVRAFADSEGNVDGRMVKLCSASHQLLLGVKHLLLEFGISCQIQHRVREGKRDIYLLVITDADSLAAFDRQIGFTLDRKQTALTETVETVSGDRTILDVLPDCGAVLETCRTSLRLHQSECGIDDATYCDFENGDADISFRLARVVLVAFEDRKRRASLALDELDSAGWDDLERIRTTFHVSQSGLAEGTGFSQQQVSRRWGEDEGMKETVADRLRSVLGSVADTDLSRFTQLVDGDVKWRRVETVETVPATVDDDRIRLLEEDLADVLGCSTDEARERARAFRTDDPSPAGWDELRTVLERYGISMTAAADDLGVDQATVSRWFNGHVSTDEFETVRDAVLDRADIVRSAAVRKLEEIEERERPSVYDLTVDGTHNFVANGMIVHNSDDRSAMHEALEQQTISISKAGINATLQSRCSLLGAANPKYGRFDQYESIGEQIDLEPALISRFDLIFTVTDDPDPDRDRELAEHILRTNYAGELNTQRTEQTAANVSQAEVDAVTDTVAPAIEPDLLRKYVAYAQRNCFPTMTEEAKEAISDFYVDLRAEGADEDAPIPVTARKLEALVRLAEASARVRLADTVEIEDAERVIEVVRTQLQDIGVDPETGEFDADIVETGTSKTQRDRIKNVKALIAEIEEEYDAGAPIEEVLDRAEETGTERSKAEHELEKLRRQGEVYEPQTDHLRTT, via the coding sequence ATGGCTCGTGCGGAGAACACCGAACTGATCGACGACTTCGAGGAGTTCTACCGCAACTACTACCGGAACGAGATCGGCGAGCTCGCGCGGCAGTACCCCAACGAGCAGCGGTCGCTGTTCATCGACTGGGACGATCTCTATCGGTTCGACTCGGATCTCGCCGACGACTACCGCTCGCAGCCGGGCCAGCTCCAGGAGTACGCAGAAGAGGCGCTTCGACTGTACGACCTCCCCGTGGACGTGGGGCTCGGGCGCGCACACGTCCGAATCAGGGGGCTTCAGGAGAACACCGAAATCCGGGAGATCCGGGCACGACATCGTGGCCAGCTCCTCTCGGTCCAGGGAACGGTCCAGAAGGCAACCGACGTACGTCCGAAGATCACCGAGGCCGCCTTCGAGTGCCAGCGTTGCGGGACGCTCACCCGGATCCCACAGACGGGTGGCGATTTCCAGGAGCCTCACGAGTGCCAGGGGTGTGAGCGCCAGGGCCCCTTCGACATCAACTTCGACCAGTCGGAGTTCGTCGACGCTCAGAAAATTCGGGTCCAGGAGAGCCCCGAGGGACTGCGCGGCGGCGAGACGCCCCAGGATATCGATGTCCACATCGAGGACGACATCACCGGGAAGGTGACCGCAGGCGACCACGTTCGCGTGACGGGCGTGCTCCATCTCGATCAGCAGGAATCCGGCCGCGAGTCGACGGCGATGTTCGACGTGTTCATGGACGGCGTGTCGGTCGAGATCGAGGACGAGCAGTTCGAGGACATGGACATCGACGAGGCCGACAAGCGCGCGATCGTCGACCTCTCGACCGCCGACGACATCTACGAGCAGATGGTCGCCTCGATCGCGCCCTCGATCTACGGCTACGAGCAGGCCAAACTCGCCATGACGCTCCAGCTCTTCTCGGGCGTTGCGAAACACCTCCCCGACGGCTCGCGGATCCGCGGTGACTTGCATATGCTTCTGATCGGGGATCCTGGTACAGGCAAGTGTGTCAAGGGTGATACCAGCGTGACGCTCGCGGACGGCTCGGAGCGACCGATCCGCGACGTCGTCGAATCGAACCTCGACGCACCGACCGCGATCGAGGACGGCGTTTACGACGAGGTCGACCTTTCGCTGCCGACAATGGGGCCGGATGGGACCATCACCGAAGGACGGGCGACGAAGGTGTGGAAGCGCGAAGCACCGGAGAGGATGTACCGTCTCCGAACGACGAGCGGCAAAGAGATCGAAATCACACCCTCCCATCCGCTGTTCGTTCAATCGGAAGGACAGTTCTCCGCAACGAGGGCGTCGGAGCTACACGAAGGGGTCTTCGTTGCGACGCCACGGACAGTGCCGACCGCCGGGGACGACGCGCTCGATGTCGACTATCGCCGGTCGGCGTCGCCCAATGCCGTTCGGCTGGATCTACCGGCTGATTGGACGCCATTGCTCGCCCGCCTTCTCGGCTACGTCATCGCGGAAGGACACGTCCAGCTCCGTGACGATCACACCGGCAGCGTCTACATCACGAACAACGATCCAGAGATCATCGCGGACGTCGCGGCCGCGTACGACTCGCTCGGGGTGAACTACTCGGTCGACGAACCTCGTGACGGAAAATCGGCGGAGCGCATCCGATCCTCGTCCGGCGAACTGGTCAGCTTCTTCGAAACTCTCGAACCCGCGATTCTCGAACGCTCGGCCGAACAGCGGGTGCCCGACGCGGTACTGCGTGCAACGGCGGAGACGAAACGTGCGTTCCTCCGTGCGTACGTCGACGCGGAAGGCCACGTCTCGACGAGCCAGCGCGAGCTGGCGATCGCCTCGATGAGCCGCGAGCTTCTCGATGGGGTTCAGTCACTGCTGGTGTCGGTCGGCGTTCAGTCGTCCATCGAACCACGTAACAACGGGAGTTACCGGGTCCGTATCAGTGGCGCGGCCTTCGAACGATACGTCGAACGCGTCGGCTTCGTCACCGACCGAAAGGCGGACGCGGCTCACGACTTCGATGACAGCCCCCACAATACGAACCGCGACATCGTGCCAGACGTGGGCGACGAACTCCGACGCGTCCGGGAAGCGCTTGCGCTCTCGCAGTTCGAGTGCGGTGTCGCACGGACGACCTATCAGCACTACGAACGTGGCGATCGGAACCCGAGCCGCGACTCGCTGCTGACCGTCGTCGAGGCCTTCGAGGAACGGATCGAGTGGCTTCGCGAGACGAAACGACGAATCGAGACCGGCGGTTGGGAAGACATCGAATCGGTGAGGGACGAACTGAACGTCTCACAGACCGATCTTGCCGACGAGATGGGCGTCGAGCAGACCGCGGTGAGCTACTACGAACGGAACGACGTGGTCCCCGACGGTGGGCGAACGATGGCCGGGAAGAACGCGATCCTCGAACGCATCGCGTCGGCCCTCGATGCCGTCGATAGCGTGGCGCGCCTCCGGGACCTCGCCGAAAACGATGTCCGGTGGGATCGGATCGTCTCCATCGAGGAACTCACACCCGAGTACGACTGGGTGTACGACCTCGAAGTCGACGACACCCACACGTATCTCTCGAACGGTGTCGTCTCGCACAACTCCCAACTCCTTCAGTACATCCGACAAATCGCGCCCCGATCGGTGTACACCTCGGGGAAAGGGAGCAGTTCGGCAGGGCTGACGGCGAGTGCGGTCCAGGACGACTTCGGCGAGGGCCAGCAGTGGACCCTCGAAGCAGGGGCGCTGGTGCTCGCCGACCAGGGGATCGCGGCGGTCGACGAACTCGACAAGATGAAATGCGTGACTGGCGACACGCTGGTCCACCTCGGTGATCGAATCGCTCGAATCCGGGACATCGCCCACGAAGCGGTTCGAGACGGCACCATCGAGTCACTCGAGAACGGCCGGAGCATCCGTGATGTCGACCTCGAGGCGTGGACGATGACCGATGACGGGCGGCTGGTGACGCGTCCCGTGACGGCCATCCACGAGTACGATGCACCCCAGTCGCTCGTCGAGGTCTCGCTCTCGACGGGCGAACGGTTGAGTGCGACCGCCGATCACCCGTATTTCGTTTTCGAGGACGGCGAGCGCGTCGAGAAAGCCGCTGCCGACGTCGAATCGGGGGACTGGGTGTACGTCCCCCGGTCCATCGAGGCACCGGCGACGGACGGCGGGACGCTAAGTCAGCGCGGCGATTCGAACGCCGTTCGGCGTTCGTTCTCGGACGAAACTCCCGGACAAGATGGCGTCTCGCCATCCCTGGGGAGAGTGCTCGGCTACCTCGCCGGCGATGGGAACCTGTACTACCAGCGTGATGCCGGCGTCTACGGCATTCGGTTCACGAACACCGAAGAAGAGCTACTGGCGGACTTCGAACGAGCCTGTGAGGGCGCGTTCGACGCGGAGACGGTTCGACCACCGAGCGAACGGCGTGAGGACGGCGTCGAGACGGTTCGACTGTGTGGCCGGGAGTACGCCGACGTCGTCCTCGAAGCGGGGATGAATCTGGAGACGTACGACGGCAAACGCGTGCCCGAGGGGGTCACCGAAGCGTCCCGCGCTGCGAAGGCGGCGTTCGTGCGTGCGTTCGCCGACAGCGAGGGGAACGTCGACGGCCGGATGGTGAAACTTTGCTCGGCAAGCCACCAACTGCTACTGGGCGTCAAACACCTCCTGTTGGAGTTCGGTATCTCCTGTCAGATCCAACACCGCGTGCGGGAGGGAAAACGCGATATCTATCTGCTCGTCATCACCGACGCCGACTCGCTGGCCGCGTTCGACCGGCAGATCGGCTTCACCCTGGATCGAAAACAGACGGCCCTGACGGAGACGGTCGAGACGGTCAGCGGCGATCGAACGATTCTGGATGTCCTCCCCGACTGCGGGGCCGTGCTTGAGACGTGTCGAACGTCGCTTCGCCTCCACCAGTCCGAATGCGGGATCGACGACGCCACGTACTGTGACTTCGAGAACGGCGACGCCGATATCTCGTTCCGTCTGGCGCGTGTCGTCTTGGTGGCGTTCGAAGATCGCAAACGCCGGGCGTCGCTCGCACTCGACGAACTCGACAGCGCCGGGTGGGACGATCTGGAGCGGATTCGGACCACGTTCCACGTTTCGCAGTCGGGGCTCGCCGAAGGGACGGGATTCAGCCAGCAACAGGTGTCCCGGCGCTGGGGAGAGGACGAGGGGATGAAGGAGACCGTCGCCGACCGGCTCCGATCGGTCCTCGGGTCGGTCGCCGATACGGACCTCAGTCGGTTCACGCAACTGGTCGACGGCGACGTCAAATGGCGACGCGTCGAGACCGTCGAAACGGTTCCTGCGACGGTCGACGACGACCGTATTCGCCTGCTGGAGGAAGATTTGGCGGACGTCTTGGGCTGTTCGACCGACGAAGCCCGCGAACGAGCACGCGCGTTCCGCACGGACGATCCCTCGCCCGCGGGGTGGGACGAACTACGCACGGTTCTCGAGCGATACGGCATCTCGATGACGGCAGCCGCGGACGATCTGGGCGTCGATCAGGCGACGGTTTCTCGCTGGTTCAACGGCCACGTTTCGACCGATGAGTTCGAGACTGTCAGGGACGCTGTTCTGGATCGGGCCGACATCGTCCGTTCTGCGGCGGTCCGCAAACTGGAGGAGATCGAGGAACGCGAACGACCCAGCGTGTACGACCTGACCGTGGACGGGACACACAACTTCGTTGCGAACGGCATGATCGTCCACAACTCCGACGACCGCTCGGCGATGCACGAGGCGCTCGAACAGCAGACCATCAGCATCAGCAAGGCGGGCATCAACGCCACTCTCCAGTCGCGGTGTTCGCTGCTCGGTGCGGCGAACCCCAAGTACGGGCGATTCGACCAGTACGAATCGATCGGCGAGCAGATCGACCTCGAACCGGCCCTCATCTCGCGGTTCGACCTGATCTTCACGGTGACCGACGACCCCGACCCCGATCGGGATAGAGAGCTCGCCGAACACATTCTCAGAACCAACTACGCTGGCGAGCTCAACACCCAGCGGACCGAACAGACCGCGGCGAACGTCAGTCAGGCGGAGGTCGATGCGGTCACCGATACGGTCGCGCCCGCGATCGAGCCCGACTTGCTCAGAAAATACGTCGCCTACGCCCAGCGCAACTGCTTCCCGACGATGACCGAAGAGGCGAAAGAGGCGATCAGCGATTTCTACGTCGATCTTCGGGCCGAGGGGGCCGACGAGGACGCGCCGATCCCCGTCACGGCACGGAAGCTGGAGGCGCTCGTCCGGCTCGCGGAGGCATCGGCGCGAGTGCGGCTCGCGGATACGGTCGAGATCGAAGACGCCGAGCGCGTCATCGAGGTCGTCCGCACCCAGCTCCAGGATATCGGCGTCGATCCCGAAACCGGGGAGTTCGATGCCGATATCGTCGAAACGGGGACCTCGAAGACCCAGCGCGACCGGATCAAGAACGTGAAGGCACTGATCGCGGAGATCGAAGAGGAGTACGACGCTGGCGCGCCGATCGAGGAGGTGCTCGATCGCGCCGAGGAGACCGGAACCGAGCGCTCGAAGGCCGAACACGAACTCGAAAAGCTCCGGCGGCAGGGCGAGGTGTACGAGCCACAGACCGACCATCTCCGGACGACCTGA
- a CDS encoding transcription initiation factor IIB, protein MKSSGGCPECNGRLVAVGEETVCTKCGLVVAVDEIDRGPEWRSFERETRKRTGAPLTRSRHDRGLSTEIGRSTRLTGRKRRLFARLRRQHTRSRIASKAERNRVYAFTEIRRQVCALGLSDSVRDRACVLFESAQDADLLRGRSLEGFAAATIYAVCRTDGVSRTLAEIVTVAKASRDELTAAYDALNRDLGLPTGPIDPSEYLARFASQLDLPHGVEARARELVAEGRDRGLVSGRNPSGVAAACLYTAATETDHGLTQQAAAEVADVTPVTLRATYQALRA, encoded by the coding sequence ATGAAATCAAGCGGTGGCTGTCCGGAATGCAATGGACGGCTAGTCGCTGTCGGTGAGGAGACGGTCTGCACCAAGTGTGGTCTCGTCGTCGCGGTCGACGAGATCGACCGCGGTCCCGAGTGGCGGTCGTTCGAGCGTGAGACACGCAAGCGAACCGGCGCACCGCTGACGCGCTCGCGCCACGACCGTGGCCTCTCGACCGAGATCGGGCGCTCGACCAGGCTCACCGGACGGAAACGCCGACTGTTCGCGCGACTCCGCCGCCAGCACACCCGTTCGCGGATCGCCTCGAAAGCCGAGCGCAACCGGGTGTACGCGTTCACCGAGATCCGCCGTCAAGTCTGTGCGCTCGGGCTGTCGGACAGCGTGCGGGATCGGGCCTGCGTGCTGTTCGAGTCGGCTCAGGACGCCGACCTCCTTCGAGGGCGCTCGTTGGAGGGGTTCGCCGCCGCCACGATCTACGCGGTCTGTCGAACCGACGGCGTCTCGCGCACGCTCGCGGAGATCGTCACGGTCGCGAAGGCATCACGGGACGAACTCACCGCGGCCTACGACGCGCTGAATCGCGATCTCGGCCTCCCGACCGGGCCGATCGATCCCAGCGAGTACCTCGCTCGATTCGCCAGCCAGCTCGACTTACCTCACGGAGTCGAGGCCCGGGCTCGGGAACTCGTCGCCGAGGGTCGCGACCGTGGCCTCGTCAGCGGTCGGAACCCGAGCGGGGTGGCTGCGGCCTGTCTCTACACCGCAGCGACCGAAACCGACCACGGCCTCACCCAGCAGGCGGCTGCGGAGGTCGCCGACGTGACGCCGGTGACGCTCCGGGCGACCTACCAGGCGCTGCGCGCGTGA
- a CDS encoding HIT family protein → MSADCPFCGIIAGEIPGRIVHETDTVTAFLDANPLAPGHTLVVPNDHHERLDDLSEDLASDVFAALHRLTPAVEAAVDADATTVAFNNGSAAGQEVPHVHGHVIPRFEGDGGAPIHVVAGDRPDLADDDLDRIADDVRDSQ, encoded by the coding sequence ATGTCCGCCGACTGCCCCTTTTGTGGAATCATCGCCGGCGAGATCCCCGGCCGCATCGTCCACGAAACCGACACCGTGACCGCCTTTCTCGACGCGAACCCACTCGCGCCGGGCCACACGCTCGTCGTTCCCAACGACCACCACGAGCGCCTCGACGACCTCTCCGAGGACCTCGCTAGCGATGTCTTCGCTGCGCTCCACCGGCTGACGCCGGCAGTCGAGGCGGCGGTCGACGCCGACGCCACCACGGTGGCGTTCAACAACGGCTCGGCCGCCGGCCAGGAGGTGCCACACGTCCACGGCCACGTGATCCCGCGGTTCGAGGGCGACGGCGGCGCGCCGATCCACGTCGTCGCTGGCGACCGGCCCGATCTCGCCGACGACGATCTCGATCGGATCGCCGACGACGTTCGCGATTCGCAGTAA
- a CDS encoding uracil-DNA glycosylase, which yields MPEFPDPESRNALAADCRRCPALVDSRECISWGNGSLDADLVVVGEAPGAGTPEADRWQGGNWTGMAYTARHSGRKIRELFADLGYDPDELYFTNAVKCFPEGEDGSNREPTADERTNCRPYLEREIGRVEPRAVVATGKHATESLLATENRAIDGFLESVLEPVSLPGLDTTLVPVLHPSYQEVWVSRLDYTYKSYLAAIDETLTGIG from the coding sequence GTGCCCGAGTTCCCGGATCCGGAGTCGAGGAACGCCCTCGCCGCCGACTGCCGGCGCTGTCCCGCGCTGGTCGACTCTCGCGAGTGCATCTCGTGGGGCAACGGCTCGCTCGACGCCGATCTCGTGGTGGTCGGCGAAGCGCCAGGGGCCGGCACGCCCGAGGCCGATCGCTGGCAGGGCGGGAACTGGACCGGGATGGCCTACACAGCACGTCACTCCGGCCGGAAAATTCGGGAACTGTTCGCCGATCTCGGCTACGACCCCGACGAACTCTATTTCACGAACGCTGTGAAGTGCTTCCCTGAAGGTGAGGACGGTTCGAACCGCGAACCCACCGCCGACGAACGCACGAACTGCCGACCGTACCTCGAACGCGAGATCGGAAGGGTCGAGCCGCGGGCCGTAGTTGCGACGGGTAAGCACGCGACCGAGAGTCTGCTGGCGACCGAAAACCGGGCGATCGACGGATTTCTGGAATCGGTGCTCGAACCCGTTTCGTTGCCTGGTCTCGACACCACACTGGTCCCGGTGCTCCACCCCTCCTACCAAGAAGTCTGGGTGTCGCGGCTCGATTATACCTACAAATCGTATCTCGCTGCGATCGACGAGACGCTCACCGGGATCGGCTGA
- the ileS gene encoding isoleucine--tRNA ligase, with translation MSRFEDVADRYDPDTVEERVFDHWDETDAYQQTKDHRADEEPFFFVDGPPYTSGAAHLGTTWNKTLKDAYIRYHRMRGYDVTDRPGFDMHGLPIETKVEENLGFENKKDIEAFGMEPFIEECKEYAEAQLEGLQSDFESFGVWMDWENPYKTVSPEYMEAAWWGFEQAADRGLVEQGKRSITQCPRCETAIAKNEVEYHEVEDPSIYVELPLREREGNLVIWTTTPWTVPANAFVAVDEDVTYQEVRAERDGESEVLYLAADVVEEVLQKGRYEDYEVLDEFDGSEMLGWEYDHPLAEEVPDHADGDGAGQVYHADYVEVDRTGLVHSAPGHGQEDFERGEELGLDVFCPVEGDGVYTDEAGKYAGEFVRDANDGIIADLDEKGLLLAEETYVHDYGQCWRCDTDIVFLATDQWFITVTDIKDELLANIEDSEWHPPEARDERFRNFVEDSPDWNVSRQRYWGIPVPIWTPEGEEDRSENGVTDDESEMVVVGTREELAERVDQDVDPDAIDLHRPTVDDLTITEDGTTYTRVPDVFDVWLDSSVASWGTLDYPGETEAFDELWPADLIMEAHDQTRGWFWSQLGMGTAALGEVPYDEVLMHGYANMPDGRGMSKSKGITIEPGEIVERHGADAMRLFLLSVTPQGDDMRFSWDETEEMERTLNILWNVFRFPLPYMRLDGFDPQETTLAAVEDALEREDRWVLSRLQTVKAEMADAWADFRQDRALDALLDFVVEDVSRFYVQGVRERMWEESDSDSKRAAYATFYRVLEEVVALLAPYAPFVAEEIYGTLTGDAGFDTVHMCDWPEPDDDLRDPDLERTVAVARAVEEAGSAARQQAERKLRWPVTRVVVDAESQAVASAVDDQRDLVADRLNARRVELIDPENRWDELTYSAEADMSLLGPEFGDRAGEVMTALNEARVEEPTLAALETAVAEQMGETVNLTEEMVTIVTETPDGVAAAGFDVEGGGTVYVDTALTEDIESEGYARDVIRRIQEMRKELDLDLEERIRVEFAVADDRVGDLVREHEALIAEEVRADEFGAVEDGHRREWDVEDTTVEIAVKPLADVRA, from the coding sequence ATGAGCAGGTTCGAGGACGTCGCGGATCGGTACGATCCCGACACGGTCGAGGAGCGGGTATTCGACCACTGGGACGAGACCGACGCCTACCAGCAGACGAAAGACCACCGCGCGGACGAGGAGCCCTTCTTCTTCGTCGACGGTCCCCCCTACACTTCGGGTGCAGCCCACCTCGGCACGACGTGGAACAAGACGCTAAAGGACGCCTACATCCGGTATCACCGAATGCGGGGCTACGACGTGACCGACCGTCCCGGGTTCGACATGCACGGCCTCCCGATCGAGACGAAGGTCGAGGAGAACCTCGGCTTCGAGAACAAGAAGGACATCGAGGCGTTCGGGATGGAGCCGTTCATCGAGGAGTGCAAGGAGTACGCCGAGGCCCAGTTAGAAGGCCTCCAGTCCGATTTCGAGTCCTTCGGCGTCTGGATGGACTGGGAAAACCCCTACAAAACTGTCTCTCCGGAGTATATGGAGGCGGCGTGGTGGGGGTTCGAACAGGCCGCCGACCGGGGCCTCGTCGAGCAGGGGAAGCGCTCGATCACCCAGTGTCCGCGGTGTGAGACCGCGATCGCCAAAAACGAGGTCGAGTACCACGAGGTCGAGGACCCCTCGATCTACGTGGAGCTCCCGCTCCGCGAGCGCGAGGGGAACCTCGTGATCTGGACGACCACCCCGTGGACGGTCCCCGCGAACGCCTTCGTCGCGGTCGACGAGGACGTAACGTATCAGGAGGTCCGCGCCGAAAGAGACGGCGAGAGCGAGGTGCTCTATCTCGCGGCCGACGTGGTCGAGGAGGTCCTGCAGAAGGGCCGCTATGAGGACTACGAGGTGCTCGACGAGTTCGACGGGAGCGAGATGCTCGGCTGGGAGTACGACCACCCGCTGGCCGAGGAAGTGCCCGACCACGCCGACGGCGACGGTGCGGGACAGGTGTACCACGCCGATTACGTCGAGGTCGACAGAACTGGTCTGGTCCACTCCGCCCCCGGTCACGGTCAGGAAGACTTCGAGCGGGGCGAGGAGCTCGGCCTCGACGTGTTCTGTCCGGTCGAGGGCGATGGCGTCTACACCGACGAGGCCGGAAAATACGCCGGCGAGTTCGTCCGCGACGCCAACGACGGGATCATCGCGGACCTCGACGAGAAGGGACTGCTGCTCGCCGAGGAGACCTACGTCCACGACTACGGCCAGTGCTGGCGATGCGACACGGACATCGTGTTCCTCGCTACCGACCAGTGGTTCATCACCGTCACCGACATCAAAGACGAACTGCTCGCCAACATCGAGGACAGCGAGTGGCATCCCCCCGAAGCGCGCGACGAGCGCTTCCGGAACTTCGTCGAGGACTCGCCCGACTGGAACGTCTCCCGTCAGCGCTACTGGGGCATCCCCGTCCCGATCTGGACGCCCGAGGGTGAGGAGGACCGCTCGGAGAACGGAGTGACCGACGACGAAAGCGAGATGGTCGTGGTCGGAACGCGCGAGGAGCTCGCCGAGCGGGTCGATCAGGACGTCGATCCCGACGCGATCGACCTCCACCGGCCCACCGTGGATGACCTGACGATCACCGAGGACGGCACCACGTACACCCGCGTCCCGGACGTGTTCGACGTCTGGCTCGACTCGTCGGTGGCGTCGTGGGGCACTCTCGACTACCCCGGCGAGACGGAGGCGTTCGACGAACTCTGGCCCGCCGACCTCATCATGGAGGCCCACGACCAGACCCGTGGCTGGTTCTGGTCCCAGTTGGGAATGGGCACCGCGGCGCTCGGCGAGGTTCCCTACGATGAGGTGTTGATGCACGGCTACGCCAACATGCCCGACGGGCGCGGGATGTCGAAGTCGAAGGGTATCACGATCGAGCCCGGTGAGATCGTCGAGCGCCACGGGGCCGACGCGATGCGGCTGTTCCTGCTGTCGGTCACCCCGCAAGGCGACGACATGCGCTTCTCGTGGGATGAAACGGAGGAGATGGAGCGTACGCTCAACATCCTCTGGAACGTCTTCCGATTCCCGCTGCCGTACATGCGCCTCGACGGGTTCGATCCCCAGGAGACGACCCTGGCTGCTGTCGAGGATGCGCTCGAACGCGAGGATCGGTGGGTGCTCTCGCGACTTCAGACTGTGAAAGCGGAGATGGCCGACGCATGGGCCGACTTCCGCCAAGACCGTGCGCTCGACGCCCTGCTCGATTTCGTCGTCGAGGACGTCTCCAGATTTTATGTCCAGGGGGTCCGCGAGCGGATGTGGGAGGAATCGGACAGCGACTCGAAGCGCGCGGCGTACGCCACGTTCTACCGCGTGCTGGAGGAAGTCGTCGCGCTGCTCGCGCCGTACGCGCCGTTCGTTGCCGAGGAGATTTATGGCACGCTCACCGGCGATGCGGGCTTCGACACCGTCCACATGTGTGACTGGCCCGAACCCGACGACGACCTCCGCGACCCCGATCTCGAACGCACGGTGGCGGTCGCGCGCGCCGTCGAGGAGGCGGGTTCGGCCGCCCGCCAGCAGGCCGAACGCAAGCTCCGGTGGCCCGTCACTCGGGTCGTGGTCGACGCCGAGAGCCAGGCGGTCGCGAGCGCGGTCGACGACCAGCGCGATCTCGTCGCCGACCGATTGAACGCCCGTCGGGTCGAGCTGATCGACCCCGAAAACCGGTGGGACGAACTCACATACAGCGCCGAGGCCGACATGAGCCTGCTCGGCCCCGAGTTCGGGGATCGTGCGGGAGAAGTGATGACCGCGCTCAACGAGGCCCGTGTCGAGGAGCCCACGCTCGCGGCACTCGAAACCGCCGTCGCAGAGCAAATGGGCGAGACGGTTAATCTCACCGAGGAGATGGTGACGATCGTGACCGAGACGCCGGACGGAGTCGCCGCGGCCGGGTTCGATGTCGAGGGCGGCGGCACGGTTTACGTCGATACCGCACTCACTGAGGACATCGAGAGCGAGGGCTACGCTCGCGACGTCATTCGCCGAATCCAGGAGATGCGCAAGGAGCTCGATCTCGATCTCGAAGAGCGGATTCGCGTCGAGTTCGCCGTCGCCGACGACCGGGTCGGCGATCTCGTCCGCGAGCACGAGGCCCTGATCGCCGAGGAGGTCCGTGCCGACGAGTTCGGGGCGGTCGAGGACGGCCACCGCCGCGAGTGGGACGTCGAGGACACCACGGTGGAGATCGCGGTCAAGCCGCTCGCCGACGTGCGAGCGTAG